Proteins encoded within one genomic window of Couchioplanes caeruleus:
- a CDS encoding discoidin domain-containing protein produces MRTATSRHRGTHPFRSLLACPVRTHGRIAVLSAVLTVTALLLSAAPGSAAESGWWVPTGRPAPDSQVNVTGEPFKGTDSQGRVRGLVDAHDHLMSNEAFGGRLLCGKPFSEAGIADALKDCPEHYPDGSLAIFDYIMNGGDGRHDPDGWPTFRDWPAHDSLTHQQNYYAWIERAWRGGQRVLVNDLVTNGVICSVYFFKDRSCDEMTSIRLQARKTYEMQDYIDRMYGGPGKGWFRIVTDTGQARDVIRQGKLAVVLGVETSEPFGCKQILDVPQCDSDDIDRGLDELYELGVRSMFLCHKFDNALCGVRFDSGSTGIAINSGQFLSTGTSWTTENCPGPQHDNPIGSSTDAQCNVRGLTTLGEHALRGMMKRKMMVEIDHMSVKAAGRTLDVLESASYPGVISSHGWMDLGWTERVYRLGGFVAQYMSGAEGFIAEAARTKALRDRYGVGYGFGTDMNGLGGWPAPRGADAPNPVRYPFRSADGSAVLDRATTGERTWDLNTDGAAHYGLVPDWVEQIRLLGGQEVVDDLLLGAESYLRTWSGSERHAPGVNLAGNAAASASSTEWNPFTSYAPGRAVDGDPATRWASGWSDDQWLRIDLGSARVVRSVTLDWEHAYGKAYRIEVSTDDRTWQTVWSTTTGDGGLDTARFTATSARYLRVHGVQRGTGWGYSLKEVGVYGG; encoded by the coding sequence ATGCGCACCGCCACGTCGCGGCACCGCGGGACTCACCCGTTCCGCTCCCTGCTGGCATGCCCGGTGCGCACCCACGGGCGGATCGCCGTGCTGTCTGCCGTCCTCACGGTGACGGCCCTGCTGCTCAGCGCGGCACCCGGTTCGGCGGCCGAGTCCGGCTGGTGGGTCCCGACCGGTCGGCCGGCGCCGGACTCCCAGGTCAACGTCACGGGCGAGCCCTTCAAGGGAACCGACTCGCAGGGCAGGGTCCGTGGCCTCGTCGACGCGCACGACCACCTGATGTCCAACGAGGCCTTCGGCGGCCGGCTGCTCTGCGGCAAGCCGTTCTCCGAGGCGGGCATCGCCGACGCGCTCAAAGACTGCCCCGAACACTACCCCGACGGCTCGTTGGCCATCTTCGACTACATCATGAACGGCGGTGACGGCCGGCACGACCCCGACGGCTGGCCGACGTTCCGGGACTGGCCGGCCCACGACTCGCTGACCCACCAGCAGAACTACTACGCCTGGATCGAGCGAGCCTGGCGCGGCGGTCAACGGGTGCTGGTCAACGACCTCGTCACCAACGGCGTGATCTGCTCGGTCTACTTCTTCAAAGATCGAAGCTGTGACGAGATGACCTCCATCCGCCTGCAGGCCCGCAAGACCTACGAGATGCAGGACTACATCGATCGGATGTACGGCGGCCCGGGCAAGGGCTGGTTTCGTATCGTCACCGACACCGGCCAGGCCCGCGACGTCATCCGGCAGGGCAAACTCGCCGTCGTCCTGGGAGTCGAGACGTCCGAGCCGTTCGGCTGCAAGCAGATCCTCGACGTGCCGCAGTGCGACAGCGACGACATCGACCGCGGCCTCGACGAACTGTACGAGCTAGGCGTGCGCAGCATGTTCCTGTGCCACAAGTTCGACAACGCACTGTGCGGAGTCCGGTTCGACTCGGGCAGCACCGGCATCGCGATCAACTCCGGCCAGTTCCTGTCCACCGGCACCTCCTGGACGACGGAGAACTGCCCGGGACCCCAGCACGACAACCCGATCGGCAGCAGTACGGACGCACAGTGCAACGTCCGCGGCCTCACCACGCTCGGCGAGCACGCCCTGCGCGGCATGATGAAGCGCAAGATGATGGTCGAGATCGACCACATGAGCGTCAAGGCCGCGGGCCGGACCCTGGACGTTCTCGAGTCCGCGTCGTATCCCGGGGTGATCTCGTCGCACGGCTGGATGGATCTGGGCTGGACGGAGCGGGTCTACCGGCTCGGCGGCTTCGTCGCCCAGTACATGAGCGGCGCCGAGGGATTCATCGCCGAGGCAGCGCGCACCAAGGCGCTGCGTGACCGGTACGGGGTCGGCTACGGCTTCGGCACCGACATGAACGGTCTGGGTGGCTGGCCGGCGCCCCGCGGTGCGGACGCGCCGAACCCGGTCCGGTACCCCTTCCGCAGCGCTGACGGCAGCGCCGTCCTCGACCGGGCGACCACCGGCGAACGCACCTGGGACCTCAACACCGACGGCGCCGCCCACTACGGCCTGGTTCCCGACTGGGTGGAACAGATCCGGCTGTTGGGCGGGCAGGAGGTGGTGGACGACCTGCTGCTGGGCGCGGAGTCGTACCTGCGCACCTGGTCCGGGTCGGAGCGCCACGCTCCCGGGGTCAACCTGGCCGGGAACGCGGCCGCGTCGGCCAGCTCCACGGAGTGGAATCCGTTCACCAGCTACGCGCCCGGCCGGGCCGTCGACGGCGACCCGGCGACCCGCTGGGCAAGCGGGTGGAGCGACGACCAGTGGTTACGGATCGACCTCGGGTCGGCCCGCGTCGTCCGCAGCGTCACCCTGGACTGGGAGCACGCCTACGGCAAGGCGTACCGTATCGAGGTCTCCACCGACGATCGCACCTGGCAGACCGTGTGGTCCACGACGACCGGCGACGGCGGCCTGGACACGGCCCGGTTCACCGCGACCTCGGCCCGCTATCTGCGCGTCCACGGGGTGCAGCGCGGCACCGGCTGGGGGTACTCCCTGAAGGAGGTCGGCGTATACGGCGGGTGA
- a CDS encoding WD40 repeat domain-containing protein: MAGLLGSIALAPVVFTKARHLVNDALGRRDPIALSDGVTLRVLPFMATAYSPDGRTLAVWGDGGIELRDAETGTVRNVLRFAGSSDRRSTVREVDFAPDGSTLAAVLNNEQTIQIWDTKTGTSRTVIKVPVTNLQNLLPLRVSDLVYSPDSRTIAATGDHLQLWDVATGAQRHRIDIAARAAAFAPDGRTIAAAGHRQGGIWNVATGAQIHPLVPAEGWFDWTVRFTPDGRTVITDGNVLRAWDPTTGSLRWSTYGVNPVYAPDGNLLAVTDVDSVWLCDPASGRRLRELPGLTGLLVWGGAYTQVAEVVWAPDSRTLAVRHTGGQKSWNSTPQVWDVETGTALQVLKGHTDDVDDLAYAPDGRTITTVSQDGTTRIWQATP, from the coding sequence GTGGCCGGACTGCTCGGCAGCATCGCGCTCGCGCCCGTCGTGTTCACGAAAGCGCGTCATCTCGTCAACGACGCCCTGGGCCGGCGCGATCCCATCGCGTTGTCCGACGGCGTGACACTGCGGGTGTTGCCGTTCATGGCGACCGCGTACTCACCCGACGGGCGCACCCTGGCTGTCTGGGGCGATGGCGGCATAGAACTGCGGGATGCCGAAACCGGCACGGTTCGGAACGTCCTGCGGTTCGCCGGCAGCAGCGACCGGCGGTCGACTGTTCGTGAGGTGGACTTCGCACCGGACGGCAGCACCCTGGCGGCGGTGCTGAACAACGAGCAGACGATCCAGATCTGGGATACGAAGACCGGCACATCGCGCACCGTGATCAAGGTTCCGGTCACCAACCTCCAGAACCTTCTACCGCTACGCGTCAGCGACCTCGTGTACTCACCCGACAGCCGTACCATCGCCGCCACCGGCGACCACCTACAGCTCTGGGACGTGGCCACCGGCGCGCAACGCCACCGAATCGACATCGCGGCCCGAGCCGCGGCCTTCGCACCGGACGGCCGTACCATCGCCGCGGCAGGGCATCGCCAGGGCGGTATCTGGAACGTCGCCACCGGCGCCCAGATACACCCCTTGGTTCCGGCCGAGGGATGGTTCGACTGGACGGTCAGGTTCACGCCCGACGGACGAACCGTCATCACCGACGGCAACGTGCTTCGCGCCTGGGACCCCACGACAGGCTCTCTGCGGTGGTCCACATACGGGGTGAACCCGGTCTACGCCCCGGACGGGAACCTCCTGGCGGTGACCGACGTCGACAGCGTCTGGCTGTGTGATCCGGCGAGCGGCAGAAGGCTCCGTGAGCTACCCGGCCTGACCGGTCTGCTGGTGTGGGGCGGCGCCTACACACAGGTGGCCGAGGTTGTCTGGGCCCCGGACAGCCGCACCCTGGCGGTCAGGCACACCGGCGGCCAGAAGTCCTGGAACAGCACTCCGCAGGTCTGGGACGTCGAGACCGGCACCGCACTGCAGGTACTCAAGGGTCACACCGACGATGTCGACGACCTTGCGTACGCCCCGGACGGCCGCACCATCACCACCGTCAGCCAAGACGGGACGACGCGGATCTGGCAGGCGACGCCATGA
- a CDS encoding MoaD/ThiS family protein → MIRVVLPAHLKNLARVGSEVRLEVTEPVTQRRVLDALEARYPMLRGTMRDRTTGHRRAFIRFYACEEDLSNESPDAPLPDPVLAGAEPFLVVGAMAGG, encoded by the coding sequence GTGATCCGTGTCGTGCTCCCCGCGCATCTGAAGAATCTCGCCCGGGTGGGCAGCGAGGTGCGGCTGGAGGTGACGGAGCCGGTCACGCAGCGCCGGGTGCTGGACGCGCTGGAGGCTCGATATCCGATGCTGCGCGGCACGATGAGGGACCGCACGACCGGGCACCGCCGAGCGTTCATCCGGTTCTACGCCTGCGAGGAAGATCTGTCGAACGAGTCGCCGGACGCGCCGTTACCCGACCCGGTCTTGGCCGGCGCGGAACCTTTCCTGGTCGTCGGCGCCATGGCCGGCGGCTGA